One region of Cerasicoccus sp. TK19100 genomic DNA includes:
- a CDS encoding class I SAM-dependent DNA methyltransferase → MKPISLDAYEKIAASYDARAKTKPHNAYYDRPAVLSLLPKLEGKRVLDAGCGPGIYLEEILALGAIDPVGIDVSPTMLDYAKTRLGSKAVLHELNLENGIPIFEDGIFDVIICALVLDHIRNWEAIFREFFRVLAKGGILVFSVEHPSSDYRIRSGENYFSVKKTELEWRGFDEPVVVTSYRRPLQEMINPLIRAGFDLDEVLEPTPTDEFRKHDEAEYNHLSNSPGFLCFRAIKR, encoded by the coding sequence ATGAAACCAATTTCCCTAGACGCCTATGAAAAGATTGCGGCATCCTATGACGCACGGGCAAAAACAAAGCCTCACAACGCTTACTATGACCGACCAGCAGTGCTATCGCTTCTTCCAAAATTAGAAGGGAAACGTGTTTTGGATGCTGGATGTGGTCCAGGCATCTACCTGGAAGAAATTTTGGCACTAGGTGCAATTGATCCAGTTGGCATTGATGTAAGCCCTACAATGCTGGATTATGCGAAGACTCGGCTGGGTAGCAAAGCGGTGCTCCATGAGTTAAACTTGGAGAACGGAATTCCCATCTTTGAGGACGGCATCTTTGACGTCATCATATGCGCTCTCGTCTTGGACCATATTCGAAACTGGGAAGCGATCTTCAGAGAGTTCTTTAGAGTCTTAGCAAAAGGCGGTATCCTGGTTTTCTCGGTCGAACACCCGTCATCCGACTACCGCATTAGATCAGGTGAAAACTATTTCTCCGTTAAAAAAACAGAGCTAGAATGGAGAGGATTTGATGAACCGGTGGTTGTAACCTCATATCGAAGGCCACTTCAGGAGATGATCAACCCCCTAATAAGGGCAGGTTTTGATCTCGATGAAGTTTTGGAGCCAACACCAACGGATGAGTTCAGAAAACATGATGAAGCTGAGTACAATCATCTATCAAATTCACCAGGATTTCTATGCTTCAGAGCAATAAAGAGATGA
- a CDS encoding 2-oxoglutarate dehydrogenase E1 component → MKNLGIANRWNADLIDQNYEQWLDNPDTLDEHWRAFFEGFELAQQLASAGETGVTSATAAEIEGLDAITQSRVIGAIYAYRSIGHTQARFNPLTVEPVPNPRLSLDRLGLDKVDTEKEYHTGNYLGGVFMTVPQLLERLSETYCAHVGCEYIHIQETPKRRWIQAAIEPTNFKADFSREEKLRMLDKVMQGEIFERFLHTRYVGQKRFSLEGGETLIAALDLLIQDCPANGVEEIVMGMAHRGRLNVLANILGKSYQFLFREFSENYIPESIHGDGDVKYHLGYEAVLKTVSGQDIELRLAANPSHLEAVDPVVEGKARARQRIRGDLERKRVLPLLIHGDAAFAGQGVVAETLNLAKLKGYRTGGTIHVVINNQIGFTTDPRDSRSSRYCTDIAKMIDVPIFHVNGDDPLAVCAVMRLAAKYRQEFADDVVIDMYCYRRHGHNESDEPGFTQPDLYQRLSKHPAISESLKSQLLKTGDISEEEAQKLTDDYQNTLNDAFLDVKKEEEKQNSKKSQAQAKEDKLKGSAGITQPPFKFTTTKTSVKAEELRHVARRLTEVPGNFSVNSKIARQLKQKWKNFEAGEGIDWAFAESLAFGTLLLDGTPVRLSGQDSERGTFSQRHTAWYDSETRTRYVPLTNLDANQATFCVHNSSLSEAAILGFDYGYSIDYPDMLALWEAQFGDFANGAQVHFDQFIASSESKWGRVSGLVMLLPHGYEGQGPEHSSARLERYLQACAEDNIQVAMMTTPAQYFHILRRQKKRDFQKPLVIMAPKSLLRHKQCVSTVEELQKGQFHEILNDETPPKKAKRVILCSGKVYYDLLAYREENKIKDAAIVRVEQLYPFNEKLLTDILAKYPGYEHLVWCQEEPQNMGAWSFIYHYIKQVSGKEPIFAGRHAAASPAPGSLAVHKIEQQTLVEEAFEKTSAK, encoded by the coding sequence ATGAAGAATCTCGGTATCGCCAACCGCTGGAATGCGGACCTGATCGACCAGAACTACGAGCAGTGGCTCGACAATCCCGACACGCTCGACGAGCACTGGCGGGCGTTTTTTGAAGGCTTTGAGCTGGCCCAGCAATTGGCCAGCGCGGGCGAAACGGGTGTCACCAGCGCTACGGCGGCGGAAATTGAGGGCCTCGACGCAATTACGCAGTCCCGCGTGATTGGCGCGATTTACGCCTACCGCTCGATCGGCCACACGCAGGCGCGCTTCAACCCGCTGACGGTTGAGCCCGTGCCGAATCCGCGCCTGTCGCTGGATCGCCTGGGCCTGGACAAGGTCGATACGGAGAAGGAATACCACACCGGCAATTACCTGGGCGGCGTTTTCATGACGGTGCCTCAGTTGCTGGAGCGTCTTTCGGAAACCTACTGCGCCCACGTTGGCTGCGAGTATATCCACATTCAGGAGACGCCCAAGCGCCGCTGGATTCAGGCCGCGATCGAGCCGACCAATTTCAAGGCTGACTTCAGCCGCGAAGAAAAGCTCCGCATGCTGGACAAGGTCATGCAGGGCGAAATCTTTGAGCGTTTTCTGCACACCCGCTACGTCGGCCAGAAGCGCTTCTCGCTGGAAGGCGGCGAAACGCTGATTGCCGCACTGGACTTGCTGATTCAGGATTGCCCGGCCAACGGCGTCGAAGAAATCGTGATGGGCATGGCCCACCGCGGCCGACTCAACGTGCTGGCAAACATCCTCGGCAAGTCCTACCAGTTCCTTTTCCGCGAGTTCTCGGAAAACTACATTCCGGAGTCCATCCATGGCGACGGTGACGTTAAATACCACCTCGGCTACGAAGCGGTGCTGAAAACCGTTTCCGGGCAGGACATTGAGCTCCGCCTGGCCGCGAACCCGAGCCACCTGGAGGCGGTTGACCCCGTCGTCGAGGGTAAGGCCCGTGCCCGCCAGCGCATTCGTGGCGACCTCGAGCGCAAGCGTGTGCTGCCGCTGCTCATCCATGGTGACGCCGCTTTTGCCGGCCAAGGCGTGGTCGCGGAAACGCTCAATCTGGCCAAGCTGAAGGGCTACCGCACCGGCGGCACGATTCACGTGGTGATCAATAACCAAATCGGCTTTACCACGGACCCGCGCGACTCGCGTTCCAGCCGCTACTGCACCGACATCGCCAAGATGATCGATGTGCCGATTTTCCACGTTAACGGAGATGATCCGTTGGCTGTTTGCGCTGTTATGCGCCTGGCCGCGAAGTATCGTCAAGAGTTTGCTGACGACGTCGTGATCGACATGTATTGCTACCGTCGCCACGGCCACAACGAGTCCGACGAACCCGGCTTCACCCAGCCCGATCTTTACCAGCGCCTTTCCAAGCACCCGGCGATCAGCGAGTCGCTTAAGTCGCAGTTGCTCAAGACGGGCGACATCTCCGAAGAGGAGGCTCAGAAGCTGACCGACGACTACCAAAATACGCTCAACGACGCCTTCCTCGACGTGAAGAAGGAAGAGGAAAAGCAGAACAGCAAGAAGTCTCAGGCCCAGGCCAAGGAAGACAAGCTGAAGGGCTCAGCCGGTATCACGCAGCCGCCGTTTAAATTTACCACCACGAAGACCAGCGTCAAAGCCGAGGAGCTGCGCCACGTGGCCCGTCGCCTCACCGAGGTGCCCGGCAACTTCAGCGTGAACAGCAAGATCGCGCGCCAGCTCAAGCAAAAGTGGAAAAACTTCGAGGCCGGCGAGGGAATCGACTGGGCCTTTGCCGAGTCGCTCGCGTTCGGCACGCTGCTGCTCGACGGCACACCGGTTCGCTTGTCCGGGCAGGACTCCGAGCGCGGCACCTTCAGCCAGCGCCACACCGCGTGGTATGACTCCGAGACGCGCACCCGCTACGTGCCGTTGACCAATCTCGACGCGAATCAGGCCACCTTCTGCGTGCACAACTCGTCCCTCTCCGAGGCGGCGATTCTGGGCTTCGACTACGGTTACTCGATCGACTACCCGGACATGCTTGCACTCTGGGAAGCGCAGTTTGGCGACTTCGCTAACGGCGCGCAGGTCCACTTCGACCAGTTTATCGCCAGCAGCGAATCCAAGTGGGGCCGCGTGAGCGGGCTCGTCATGCTGCTGCCGCACGGCTACGAAGGGCAGGGGCCGGAGCACTCCAGTGCCCGCCTTGAGCGTTACCTGCAGGCCTGCGCCGAGGACAACATCCAAGTCGCGATGATGACCACCCCGGCGCAATACTTCCACATCCTGCGCCGCCAGAAGAAGCGCGATTTCCAGAAGCCGCTCGTCATCATGGCCCCCAAGAGCCTGCTGCGCCACAAGCAGTGCGTGTCCACGGTTGAGGAGCTGCAAAAAGGGCAATTCCACGAAATTCTCAACGACGAAACGCCGCCCAAGAAGGCCAAGCGCGTCATTCTTTGCTCGGGCAAGGTTTACTACGATCTGCTCGCCTACCGCGAAGAAAACAAGATCAAGGACGCCGCCATCGTGCGCGTTGAGCAGCTCTATCCGTTCAACGAAAAACTGCTCACCGATATCCTCGCGAAGTACCCAGGCTACGAGCACCTCGTCTGGTGTCAGGAAGAGCCGCAGAACATGGGTGCGTGGAGCTTCATTTACCACTACATCAAGCAGGTCTCGGGCAAGGAGCCAATCTTTGCCGGTCGCCACGCCGCCGCCAGCCCCGCGCCGGGCTCGCTCGCCGTTCACAAAATCGAGCAGCAAACCCTCGTGGAGGAAGCGTTCGAGAAGACTTCGGCCAAGTAA
- the odhB gene encoding 2-oxoglutarate dehydrogenase complex dihydrolipoyllysine-residue succinyltransferase → MAVEMKIPALGESITSGIIAAWHVAEGDYVEKDQVIFELETDKITSEGLAEASGVISLKADEGDEVEIGQIVAVIDDSAAKPGGGSSESTDSDDSEGEAASEAPAPKKDEKPAPDDANSPAVRRIAAETGIDPKSVDGSGKGGRVTKGDMLAAQDRDFKAAPAESPTKPSDTVVRADQPEAGRTTRKKMTPLRRKIAERLVAATNEAALLTTFNEVDMSAVMKLRKQHQDKFVEKYGVKLGFMSFFVKAVVNALQEVPDLNTQLDGDHVIQNHFYDIGVAVGSDKGLMVPVVRDCDSKNFATIEQDIIAYAKAARSGKIKLEDLNGGVFTISNGGIYGSMLSTPLLNMPQTGILGLHNITERAVVINGEIVARPMMYLALSYDHRVVDGKGAVTFLVKIKEAIEDPTKLLFGV, encoded by the coding sequence ATGGCTGTTGAAATGAAAATCCCGGCCCTCGGTGAGTCGATCACCTCGGGCATCATCGCCGCCTGGCATGTCGCCGAGGGCGACTACGTCGAGAAAGACCAAGTAATCTTCGAACTCGAGACTGACAAGATCACCTCGGAAGGGCTCGCTGAGGCCAGTGGTGTCATCAGCCTGAAGGCCGACGAGGGCGACGAGGTCGAGATCGGCCAGATCGTCGCCGTGATCGATGACTCCGCCGCCAAGCCCGGCGGTGGCAGCTCGGAGAGCACTGACTCGGACGACTCCGAGGGCGAAGCCGCCAGTGAAGCACCCGCTCCGAAGAAGGACGAAAAGCCGGCCCCGGACGATGCCAACTCGCCCGCCGTTCGCCGCATCGCTGCCGAGACCGGCATCGACCCGAAGTCGGTCGACGGCTCCGGCAAGGGTGGCCGCGTGACCAAGGGGGACATGCTTGCCGCGCAGGATCGCGACTTTAAGGCCGCCCCGGCAGAGTCTCCCACCAAGCCTTCCGATACCGTGGTCCGCGCAGATCAGCCCGAGGCCGGCCGCACGACGCGCAAGAAGATGACTCCGCTGCGTCGCAAGATCGCCGAGCGCCTCGTTGCCGCGACGAACGAAGCGGCCTTGCTAACCACTTTCAATGAGGTGGACATGAGCGCGGTGATGAAGCTGCGCAAACAGCATCAGGACAAGTTTGTGGAAAAATACGGCGTCAAGCTCGGCTTCATGTCGTTCTTCGTGAAGGCCGTTGTTAACGCGCTGCAAGAAGTGCCGGATCTGAATACTCAGCTCGATGGCGACCACGTTATCCAAAATCATTTCTACGATATCGGTGTGGCCGTTGGTTCGGACAAGGGGCTGATGGTTCCGGTGGTGCGCGATTGCGATTCCAAAAACTTCGCCACGATTGAGCAGGATATCATTGCTTACGCCAAAGCGGCGCGCTCCGGCAAAATTAAGCTGGAAGACCTCAACGGCGGCGTCTTCACGATCTCCAACGGCGGTATTTACGGCAGCATGCTTTCCACGCCGCTGCTCAACATGCCGCAAACCGGCATCCTCGGCCTGCACAACATCACCGAGCGCGCAGTCGTCATTAATGGCGAAATCGTGGCCCGCCCGATGATGTATCTCGCGCTGAGCTACGACCACCGCGTCGTCGATGGCAAGGGCGCAGTCACGTTCCTGGTGAAGATCAAAGAAGCCATCGAAGACCCGACCAAGCTCCTCTTCGGCGTCTAG
- the lpdA gene encoding dihydrolipoyl dehydrogenase, whose product MADYDLLVIGSGPGGYVAAFRAAQLGMKTALVEKDATLGGTCLNVGCIPSKALLHSTEIFHIVKERGEAHGIKTGKLSSDIPALMKRKDEVVKQLNGGVAQLAKARKVEVLQGLGSLEGEGKVKVKGDDGEKTVSADHIIIATGSVPVELPFMKFDGKTIVSSTEAIAFDKIPGKLVVVGAGAIGLELGSVWARLGSEVTVVELLPQIAGAVDKDVAKMAERFFKKQGMAFELGAKVTGVAKEGKKTFLTAEKGDKELKFEADKILVAVGRKATTAGLTPDKAGVELDDRGRVKIDDHFRTSAKGIYAIGDVVAGPMLAHKAEEEAVACVELIAGKGGHCNYDVIPNVIYTEPEIACVGIGEDKAKEDKLEVNVGKFPFAANGRAIAVDATDGFVKIIADKKTDRILGAQIIGHGASELVAAIVTHMEYGGSAEDLGRTIHAHPTMSEAMKEAGLAVSKSAIHSM is encoded by the coding sequence ATGGCAGATTACGACCTCCTTGTTATTGGCTCCGGCCCTGGCGGCTACGTGGCCGCGTTTCGCGCCGCGCAGCTGGGCATGAAAACCGCACTTGTTGAAAAGGACGCCACTCTCGGCGGCACGTGCCTGAATGTCGGCTGCATCCCGTCGAAGGCGCTGCTGCACTCGACCGAGATTTTCCACATCGTCAAGGAGCGCGGCGAAGCGCACGGCATCAAGACGGGCAAGCTTAGCTCGGACATTCCCGCGCTGATGAAGCGCAAGGACGAGGTCGTCAAGCAGCTCAACGGCGGCGTGGCGCAGCTCGCCAAGGCTCGCAAGGTAGAGGTCCTGCAAGGGCTCGGCTCGCTCGAAGGCGAGGGCAAGGTAAAGGTCAAGGGCGACGATGGCGAAAAGACGGTCAGTGCCGACCACATCATCATCGCGACTGGCTCCGTGCCTGTCGAGCTGCCCTTCATGAAGTTTGACGGCAAGACTATCGTTTCCAGCACGGAAGCCATCGCTTTTGACAAGATTCCGGGTAAGCTCGTCGTCGTTGGCGCAGGTGCCATTGGCCTGGAGCTGGGCAGCGTTTGGGCGCGCCTGGGCAGTGAGGTGACCGTCGTCGAGCTGCTGCCGCAGATTGCGGGCGCGGTCGATAAGGATGTCGCCAAAATGGCCGAGCGTTTCTTTAAGAAGCAAGGCATGGCCTTCGAGCTCGGTGCCAAGGTCACCGGCGTCGCCAAGGAGGGCAAGAAGACCTTCCTCACCGCCGAAAAGGGCGACAAGGAGCTGAAGTTTGAAGCCGACAAGATCCTCGTGGCCGTAGGCCGTAAGGCGACCACCGCCGGGCTGACTCCGGACAAGGCCGGCGTCGAGCTGGACGACCGTGGCCGCGTGAAGATCGACGATCATTTCCGCACCAGCGCCAAGGGCATTTACGCGATCGGCGACGTGGTTGCTGGCCCGATGCTCGCCCATAAGGCTGAGGAAGAAGCCGTGGCCTGCGTTGAGCTGATCGCGGGTAAGGGCGGCCATTGCAATTACGACGTCATCCCGAATGTCATTTACACCGAACCGGAAATTGCCTGCGTGGGCATCGGCGAGGACAAGGCCAAGGAAGACAAGCTCGAGGTCAACGTCGGTAAGTTCCCATTTGCCGCCAATGGTCGCGCTATCGCGGTCGATGCTACCGACGGCTTTGTGAAGATCATCGCCGACAAGAAGACGGACCGCATTCTCGGTGCGCAGATCATCGGCCACGGTGCCAGTGAGCTCGTCGCCGCCATCGTGACTCATATGGAATACGGTGGCAGCGCCGAAGACCTCGGTCGCACCATCCACGCCCACCCGACCATGTCGGAAGCGATGAAAGAAGCCGGCCTCGCCGTCAGCAAGAGCGCGATTCACTCGATGTAA
- a CDS encoding CPXCG motif-containing cysteine-rich protein, translating to MNNTPTMHADYCQVTCPTCFEPFSIPGPAATEVPTEWDYDCEVCCRPMLIRFYLNGEEVIAEAEAIGD from the coding sequence ATGAACAATACGCCAACCATGCACGCCGACTATTGCCAAGTCACCTGCCCCACTTGCTTCGAACCGTTTTCCATCCCCGGCCCGGCGGCAACCGAAGTCCCCACCGAATGGGACTACGACTGCGAAGTCTGCTGCCGCCCCATGCTCATCCGCTTCTACCTGAACGGCGAGGAAGTCATTGCCGAGGCGGAGGCAATCGGCGATTAA
- the araC gene encoding arabinose operon transcriptional regulator AraC, with product MAKIISSPRMIYAGLGRHDRDAPNRIRRPQGFSYWLLEYTAGGVANMHLANGTVEAAAHSIFLFEPGAPQTYENDESRGPWLHYWVCFQPRSEWIDWLNWPRLDQGFGMLKRLDETVSNRVKSCFDDMVKTLHGPLPQREALAMSLLEQLILWCDSANPNKTAQRLDSRVRRAMAYICDHYREPLTLDDIARASGISPSRLAHLFPQEVGITPMRYLEQHRIEIARQRLAATSDSISAIAERVGYGSASYFSKVFRSVRGCTPREARQSATGA from the coding sequence ATGGCAAAAATCATCAGCAGCCCCCGAATGATCTATGCCGGCCTCGGTCGGCACGACCGCGACGCGCCCAACCGCATTCGCCGGCCGCAGGGCTTCTCCTACTGGCTGCTTGAATACACCGCCGGTGGTGTTGCCAACATGCACCTGGCCAATGGAACCGTCGAAGCCGCCGCCCACAGCATTTTCCTCTTTGAACCCGGTGCGCCACAAACCTACGAGAATGATGAATCCCGGGGCCCCTGGCTGCATTACTGGGTATGCTTTCAACCGCGATCCGAGTGGATTGATTGGCTGAATTGGCCGCGCTTGGATCAGGGCTTTGGCATGCTGAAACGGCTGGATGAAACCGTTTCCAATCGTGTAAAATCCTGCTTCGACGACATGGTGAAAACCCTCCATGGCCCCCTGCCCCAACGCGAGGCGCTGGCCATGAGCCTGCTGGAGCAGCTCATCCTGTGGTGCGACTCCGCCAACCCCAACAAGACCGCCCAGCGGCTTGATTCCCGGGTGCGCCGCGCCATGGCCTACATCTGCGACCACTACCGCGAACCGCTGACCCTGGACGACATTGCCCGCGCCTCCGGCATCTCCCCCTCCCGCCTCGCGCACCTGTTTCCGCAGGAGGTCGGCATCACCCCGATGCGTTACCTGGAGCAGCACCGCATCGAGATCGCCCGCCAGCGATTGGCCGCCACCAGCGACTCCATTTCCGCCATCGCCGAGCGCGTCGGCTACGGCAGCGCGAGCTACTTCTCCAAAGTCTTCCGCAGCGTCCGCGGCTGCACCCCACGCGAGGCCCGCCAATCGGCAACCGGTGCGTAG